A region from the Pseudodesulfovibrio sp. JC047 genome encodes:
- a CDS encoding basic amino acid ABC transporter substrate-binding protein — translation MKICRMNVVAVMAVAMLVGMLSVSAFAGTTLEKVQAAGVISVGNSPDYPPFESIGDSGERVGFDIDLLKAMTEKMGLKIKWVTMEFAAIVTAVQSGQVDMGMSGFSVTPDRAKQVSFSAPYIANGQVIVTRPESDITSAADLKGKKIAVQLGTTGEQQADKIEGAEVIKPESYNIAFMMLRNKAADAVVADLSVADEYMKQGTFKRAGDPLSYEEFAIISRKGNDPLLNALNEALDAVKKDGTYDALVKKWNL, via the coding sequence ATGAAAATCTGTAGGATGAATGTGGTTGCCGTCATGGCTGTCGCCATGCTGGTCGGCATGTTGTCTGTTTCCGCTTTTGCGGGAACCACGTTGGAAAAAGTTCAAGCTGCTGGTGTCATTTCTGTTGGAAACAGCCCTGATTATCCTCCGTTTGAATCCATTGGAGACAGTGGCGAACGTGTTGGTTTTGATATTGATTTGCTGAAAGCCATGACAGAAAAAATGGGCTTGAAGATCAAATGGGTCACCATGGAATTTGCCGCTATCGTCACCGCTGTCCAGTCCGGTCAGGTCGATATGGGTATGTCCGGTTTCAGTGTGACGCCTGATCGTGCCAAGCAGGTCAGTTTTTCCGCTCCGTACATTGCCAATGGCCAGGTTATTGTAACGCGTCCTGAGTCTGACATTACGTCCGCCGCTGATCTGAAAGGCAAAAAGATTGCCGTTCAGTTGGGAACGACCGGCGAGCAGCAGGCCGACAAGATTGAAGGTGCCGAAGTTATCAAGCCTGAGAGCTACAACATCGCTTTCATGATGTTGCGGAACAAGGCTGCTGATGCTGTTGTTGCTGATCTGTCCGTTGCTGACGAATACATGAAGCAGGGCACGTTCAAGCGTGCTGGTGATCCGCTTTCCTACGAAGAATTTGCAATCATTTCCCGTAAGGGGAACGATCCTTTGCTCAATGCTTTGAATGAAGCATTGGATGCCGTCAAAAAAGACGGAACGTATGACGCTCTCGTCAAGAAGTGGAATCTTTAA
- a CDS encoding amino acid ABC transporter permease, which yields MDFSLVFKHYDMLLKGAAASLEVTIGALAMGLILGVLAGTCRISRRFYIRVVADAYIQIIRGTPMLLQIFFFYLGFPQIYMMITGEGISPDPLVTGMVALGINSGAYNAEIIRAGIQSINTGQMEAARSTGLRHVQAMIHVILPQALRRMIPPLGNELIVLLKDSSLISTIGVAELMYSAKVLGARYYTYVPFLVGAGCIYLTLTFSFSRLFNALEKKLSAGSGARENAGKIPDLG from the coding sequence GTGGACTTCTCCCTGGTTTTCAAACATTACGACATGCTTCTCAAGGGCGCGGCGGCTTCTCTTGAAGTGACTATTGGTGCGCTCGCCATGGGACTTATTCTCGGTGTTCTTGCCGGGACATGCCGCATCAGCCGTCGGTTTTATATCCGTGTTGTCGCAGACGCATACATTCAGATTATTCGCGGCACTCCGATGCTGTTGCAGATCTTTTTCTTTTACCTCGGTTTCCCGCAAATTTACATGATGATCACGGGTGAGGGGATTTCACCGGACCCGCTGGTCACTGGTATGGTTGCTCTTGGGATCAATAGTGGCGCATACAATGCAGAAATCATCAGAGCTGGAATTCAATCTATCAATACAGGACAGATGGAGGCGGCTCGGAGTACCGGTTTGCGTCATGTGCAGGCTATGATCCATGTCATTTTGCCACAAGCCTTGCGGCGTATGATTCCACCTTTGGGCAATGAATTGATCGTTTTGCTCAAGGATTCATCACTCATTTCCACCATTGGTGTCGCTGAGTTGATGTATTCTGCAAAAGTTCTCGGAGCACGATATTACACATATGTTCCGTTCCTTGTTGGAGCCGGTTGCATCTATTTGACATTGACGTTTTCTTTTTCCCGTCTTTTCAACGCGCTTGAAAAAAAGCTCTCCGCTGGGAGCGGGGCGCGTGAAAATGCTGGTAAGATACCTGATTTAGGGTAA
- the gpt gene encoding xanthine phosphoribosyltransferase, which produces MGNKSRYQKMFPVSWEQLHRDCRALSWRLVEKGPWKGILAITRGGLVPAAIIARELDIHLIDTICLSSYNWKEQGAANILKQVECDGEGWLLVDDLVDTGKTAKIVRNMVPKAQFATVYAKPEGRPLVDTYITEVSQDTWILFPWDAGSQFVEPIAQVSDDD; this is translated from the coding sequence ATGGGGAATAAAAGTAGATACCAGAAGATGTTTCCGGTTTCCTGGGAGCAACTGCATCGAGACTGTCGGGCCTTGTCCTGGAGACTCGTTGAAAAGGGACCATGGAAAGGCATTCTGGCCATCACTCGTGGCGGGTTGGTCCCGGCAGCAATCATTGCTCGCGAACTGGATATTCATCTGATTGATACGATTTGTCTCTCTTCGTATAATTGGAAAGAACAAGGGGCAGCGAATATCCTCAAGCAGGTTGAGTGTGACGGAGAAGGGTGGCTGCTTGTCGATGACCTCGTGGATACGGGGAAAACCGCAAAAATAGTTCGGAACATGGTCCCCAAGGCACAATTTGCCACAGTGTACGCCAAGCCTGAAGGTCGGCCTTTGGTCGATACTTATATTACGGAAGTGAGTCAGGATACCTGGATTTTATTTCCTTGGGATGCCGGTTCCCAGTTTGTTGAACCCATTGCCCAGGTTTCTGACGACGACTAA
- a CDS encoding ABC transporter permease gives MPLKIRKRDEPWKWGALVVFLGALLFSLFVSALLIEGQGKDALHGMMVLWQGSFGNLWALEGALLKAIPLFLCSLGVAVAFRMQIWNIGAEGQFALGAIGATWAALLFPNLPGVVLLPLMFLMAFVFGGIWAFIPAFLKLKLRVNEIISTLMLNYIAILLLDYLVFGVWKDPASFGFPMTPEFSVNAIIPHIGSNRVHWGLLFCAIVGIGLWAFMRFTRLGFELQASGEGARVAKYAKIRYGLLVMFVMFLSGGFAGFAGCIETSAVLNRLQPSLIVGYGYTAIVVAWLARLEPLNIAFASFLLAALRVGVENLQLELQIPAAFGVIMEGMILLTVLAGQFFLLYTLERKQRQD, from the coding sequence ATGCCTCTGAAAATACGAAAAAGAGATGAACCCTGGAAGTGGGGCGCCCTGGTTGTATTCTTGGGCGCCCTGCTCTTTTCCCTTTTTGTGAGTGCATTACTCATCGAGGGACAGGGCAAGGACGCACTGCACGGGATGATGGTCCTGTGGCAGGGAAGTTTCGGAAACCTTTGGGCTTTGGAAGGCGCACTTCTCAAGGCTATTCCGCTTTTCCTCTGTTCACTGGGGGTCGCTGTGGCCTTCCGTATGCAGATCTGGAACATCGGTGCGGAAGGACAGTTTGCCCTTGGCGCTATTGGCGCAACCTGGGCTGCCTTGTTATTTCCCAATTTGCCTGGAGTGGTCTTGTTGCCACTCATGTTTTTGATGGCGTTTGTTTTTGGCGGCATCTGGGCATTTATCCCCGCTTTTCTCAAGTTGAAGCTGCGCGTCAACGAGATTATTTCCACGTTGATGCTCAACTATATCGCAATACTCCTGCTCGACTATCTGGTTTTTGGTGTCTGGAAAGACCCGGCCAGTTTTGGGTTCCCCATGACGCCTGAATTTTCGGTCAATGCCATTATCCCTCATATCGGGAGCAACCGAGTTCATTGGGGACTGCTTTTCTGCGCGATCGTTGGAATCGGACTCTGGGCGTTCATGCGTTTCACCCGACTTGGTTTTGAGTTGCAGGCAAGTGGCGAAGGGGCGCGTGTCGCAAAATATGCCAAGATTCGGTACGGATTGTTGGTCATGTTTGTCATGTTCCTGTCCGGTGGATTTGCCGGATTTGCCGGATGTATTGAGACATCTGCGGTTTTGAACCGATTGCAGCCGAGTTTGATCGTCGGATATGGATATACCGCCATTGTTGTTGCCTGGTTGGCTCGTCTTGAACCCTTGAATATTGCCTTTGCGTCCTTTTTACTGGCGGCGTTGCGTGTGGGCGTAGAAAATTTGCAGCTTGAATTGCAAATTCCTGCGGCATTCGGTGTGATTATGGAGGGGATGATTTTGTTGACGGTTTTGGCCGGACAGTTCTTCCTTTTATACACCTTGGAACGCAAGCAAAGGCAGGATTAA
- a CDS encoding ABC transporter ATP-binding protein, producing MPDFNFVRPVPSRPIEPGEVPVVRLKGLTKRFGKVVANDSITLDVYPGRIKALLGENGAGKSTMMSMLAGRYKPDEGTIEIDGNPVRFSSSRDAIASGIGMVYQHFMLVDSMTVTENVLLGQEGGFFVNRREMAKRVVALAEKYDMDIDPFARISDLSMGERQLVEILKLLYRESRILIFDEPTAVLTPEEIVTLFKALWRMTEQGKAIVFISHKLEEVIAIADEIAILRRGKIEGELDPNTIESKADLASRMVGKEVLLEVDREPVEHGESVLDIRNLTGLGLSEVDLNVHQGEVVALVGVAGNGQKSLVEAVTGLTKPPVDTVFIMGQPWRQFFAESTWNRSMCYIPEDRLGLATLPNQNLVDNLLLTTRKGFAKGWLLDKKKAAKDTIDLIKKFDIRPGRIHALAWQLSGGNLQKAVLARELYREPRLIVAEQPTQGLDVSATEEVWKRLLEARAMAGVLLVTGDLNEALQLADRIAVIYRGRILEILDTADPGTTRKIGPLMAGIVE from the coding sequence GTGCCTGATTTCAACTTTGTTCGACCTGTTCCCAGCCGTCCTATTGAACCCGGAGAAGTTCCGGTTGTCCGACTTAAGGGATTGACCAAACGGTTTGGTAAAGTCGTGGCGAATGATTCCATCACGCTCGATGTCTATCCTGGTCGTATCAAGGCTTTGCTTGGCGAAAACGGTGCGGGAAAATCCACCATGATGTCCATGCTAGCCGGTCGGTATAAGCCGGATGAAGGGACCATTGAGATTGACGGAAACCCCGTGCGATTTTCATCGTCCAGAGATGCAATTGCATCGGGAATCGGCATGGTCTATCAGCATTTCATGTTGGTTGATTCCATGACTGTGACCGAGAATGTCTTGTTGGGACAGGAAGGCGGCTTTTTTGTCAATCGTCGAGAAATGGCCAAACGGGTTGTGGCATTGGCTGAGAAATATGACATGGACATTGATCCATTTGCGCGTATTTCCGATTTGTCCATGGGCGAAAGACAGCTCGTTGAAATTTTGAAGTTGCTGTATCGCGAAAGTCGTATCCTGATTTTTGATGAACCCACTGCGGTCTTGACACCGGAAGAAATTGTCACCTTGTTCAAGGCTTTATGGCGGATGACGGAACAGGGCAAAGCCATTGTCTTTATCAGTCATAAACTCGAAGAAGTTATTGCAATCGCTGATGAAATTGCCATTTTGCGGCGAGGAAAAATCGAAGGTGAGCTGGACCCGAATACCATTGAATCCAAGGCTGATCTGGCCTCGCGGATGGTGGGCAAGGAAGTGTTGCTTGAAGTTGATCGGGAGCCGGTCGAACACGGTGAGAGTGTCCTGGATATCAGGAATCTGACCGGGTTGGGATTGTCCGAAGTCGATTTGAATGTGCACCAGGGTGAAGTCGTCGCGTTGGTCGGCGTTGCGGGGAATGGGCAGAAAAGTTTGGTTGAGGCTGTGACGGGACTGACTAAACCACCTGTGGATACAGTTTTTATCATGGGGCAGCCCTGGCGGCAGTTTTTTGCCGAATCTACATGGAATCGATCCATGTGCTACATCCCCGAAGACCGTTTGGGGCTTGCGACGTTGCCGAATCAAAACCTTGTGGACAACCTTTTATTGACCACGCGCAAAGGATTTGCCAAAGGATGGTTGCTGGACAAAAAGAAAGCGGCCAAGGATACTATCGATCTTATCAAGAAGTTTGATATCCGTCCGGGCCGTATTCATGCGTTGGCTTGGCAGCTTTCCGGCGGGAATCTGCAAAAAGCGGTACTTGCGCGTGAATTATATCGTGAACCTCGTTTGATTGTTGCCGAACAGCCGACGCAGGGGCTGGATGTTTCCGCGACAGAAGAAGTCTGGAAGCGGCTCCTCGAAGCCAGAGCCATGGCTGGCGTCTTACTTGTGACGGGCGATTTAAACGAAGCTTTACAACTTGCCGACCGGATCGCAGTTATTTATCGTGGTCGAATTCTGGAGATTCTGGATACGGCAGATCCGGGAACGACACGGAAAATTGGCCCGTTAATGGCTGGGATTGTGGAGTAG
- a CDS encoding ABC transporter permease gives MWEFLIPLFAATVQSGTPILYATLGEMMTEKGGVLNLGVEGILSVAALAAFWTSLATGSPWLGFLAGGICGMAFASLHAFVCISCLGNQVVSGLALTILGTGLTHYLGVPYVGLSAPGFTPFDFPVLSQIPMIGDIFFKHDMLVYISFVIPFIFWFFFKRTSLGLHVTATGEMPAAAAAAGLKPIALRYFAVLTGGFLIGLGGAYLSLAYTHLWTNGLSGGRGWIAVALVIFAFWRPGRAVVGAYLFGGVMAFQLRLQAYGTNLPSSLLLMLPYLLTIFVLILSAWRGRRVDGPAALGTNIEPEG, from the coding sequence ATGTGGGAATTTTTGATACCGCTTTTTGCCGCGACCGTACAATCCGGCACCCCCATTTTGTATGCAACTTTGGGTGAGATGATGACCGAGAAGGGCGGCGTGCTGAATCTCGGCGTTGAAGGCATTCTGTCTGTAGCCGCCTTGGCGGCTTTTTGGACGAGTCTGGCCACTGGGTCGCCTTGGTTGGGCTTTTTGGCAGGGGGAATCTGTGGCATGGCCTTTGCCTCATTGCACGCCTTTGTCTGTATTTCCTGTCTTGGTAATCAGGTTGTCTCGGGATTGGCTTTGACCATTCTCGGTACTGGATTGACGCATTATCTCGGTGTTCCGTATGTCGGGTTGTCCGCACCTGGTTTTACCCCGTTTGATTTCCCTGTCTTGTCGCAGATCCCGATGATCGGCGACATCTTTTTCAAGCATGACATGCTGGTGTATATCTCGTTTGTCATTCCGTTTATATTTTGGTTCTTCTTCAAGCGAACAAGTCTCGGGCTGCATGTCACGGCCACAGGAGAAATGCCAGCGGCGGCTGCGGCTGCGGGATTGAAGCCCATTGCATTACGATATTTTGCCGTTTTGACAGGCGGTTTTCTTATCGGTTTGGGCGGTGCGTATCTTTCGCTCGCGTACACACACCTGTGGACAAACGGTTTGTCCGGTGGGCGTGGGTGGATCGCTGTCGCACTGGTTATTTTCGCTTTTTGGCGGCCAGGTCGGGCGGTTGTTGGTGCCTACCTTTTTGGAGGCGTCATGGCCTTTCAGCTTCGCCTACAAGCCTACGGAACAAATCTTCCTTCCTCTTTGTTATTGATGCTTCCGTATTTGTTGACTATTTTTGTCCTTATTCTGTCCGCGTGGCGAGGTCGTCGTGTTGATGGCCCTGCGGCTCTCGGGACCAATATCGAGCCGGAGGGATAG
- a CDS encoding BMP family ABC transporter substrate-binding protein, with product MKRMLKLFGVSAMCMALLLSLVACGEAPQEKKAEEPAKTEEATAPAAEEAKTLKAGFVYVSPIGDAGYSYSHDLGRQTVDGLDWATTSFVESVPEGADSERVIRNMARKGFDIIFATSFGYMDPIMKVAKEFPNVKFMHCSGFKKAENVTNYFGRVYQARYLTGMVAGAMSKTNKLGYVGAFPIPEVIRGINAFTLGAREMNPDVEVRVVWTKTWYDPALEKDAAKSLLDAGCDVIAQHQDSPAPQEAAEEAGVYSVGYNSDMSSFAPKAHLTSAIWNWGPVYTKTMEQVRDGSWKGNESLWWSMHEGVVDIAPMGPMVPEDVKSTVMAKRAELIEGNDICFVGPIKDQSGALKVAEGEKLTDAQLHDMMWFVEGVVGTIK from the coding sequence ATGAAAAGAATGCTGAAACTGTTTGGAGTCTCTGCCATGTGTATGGCGTTGCTCCTGTCGCTGGTTGCCTGCGGCGAAGCTCCTCAGGAGAAAAAGGCCGAAGAGCCTGCAAAAACCGAGGAAGCTACTGCTCCTGCCGCTGAAGAAGCGAAAACGCTCAAGGCCGGATTCGTGTATGTTTCCCCGATCGGTGATGCCGGTTACTCCTATTCGCACGACTTGGGTCGTCAGACGGTGGATGGCTTGGATTGGGCCACGACTTCGTTTGTCGAATCCGTCCCTGAAGGTGCTGATTCCGAACGTGTCATTCGGAACATGGCTCGTAAGGGTTTTGATATCATTTTCGCAACCAGTTTCGGATACATGGATCCGATCATGAAGGTTGCCAAGGAATTTCCGAATGTCAAATTCATGCATTGCTCCGGTTTCAAGAAAGCCGAGAACGTGACCAACTATTTTGGTCGTGTGTATCAGGCCCGGTATCTGACTGGTATGGTGGCTGGTGCCATGTCCAAGACCAACAAACTTGGCTATGTGGGTGCGTTCCCCATTCCCGAAGTTATTCGTGGTATCAATGCTTTCACGCTCGGTGCCCGTGAGATGAACCCGGATGTCGAAGTCCGCGTTGTCTGGACAAAGACCTGGTACGATCCTGCTTTGGAAAAAGACGCTGCCAAGTCGTTGCTTGACGCAGGTTGTGACGTTATCGCCCAGCATCAGGATTCTCCTGCACCGCAGGAAGCCGCTGAAGAAGCTGGTGTTTACTCTGTTGGTTACAACTCCGACATGTCCTCTTTTGCTCCCAAGGCGCATCTGACATCCGCTATCTGGAACTGGGGCCCGGTGTACACCAAGACGATGGAACAGGTCCGTGATGGTTCCTGGAAGGGCAACGAATCCCTGTGGTGGTCCATGCACGAAGGCGTTGTTGATATCGCTCCGATGGGACCGATGGTTCCGGAAGATGTCAAGAGCACGGTCATGGCCAAGCGGGCTGAATTGATCGAAGGCAATGACATTTGTTTTGTCGGTCCGATCAAGGATCAGAGCGGTGCGCTCAAAGTCGCCGAAGGCGAAAAACTCACCGACGCCCAGCTGCATGACATGATGTGGTTTGTTGAAGGCGTTGTCGGTACCATAAAATAA
- a CDS encoding MotA/TolQ/ExbB proton channel family protein: MSRKNVIGVVISLLVFICSFMLTGAAGAYFNVAAFLVVVSGLVAATLLSYPVRHVKDACKVARKIYTSKHISAESIVNTLLDLSVKSKVDGILSLERSKASDTSSFMKNGLILLVDNYKEDEIRECLNAEMAFFNLRRQQSERFFQTLARMAPAFGVAGSVIGLIGLLMGINDTAVILKSIPVAFISTLYGLILSNLVFSPIAENINFSTRAELVNQKLVLEGIVAISTEQNSYKLERKLASFLSPSEREGKTETLRKITRKYVQKKHQPVDIEDMPSATQAQDKATEAA; this comes from the coding sequence ATGAGTAGGAAAAATGTCATTGGCGTGGTGATAAGCCTTCTTGTTTTTATTTGTAGTTTTATGTTGACCGGAGCGGCCGGAGCCTATTTCAACGTTGCCGCGTTTTTGGTTGTCGTGTCCGGGCTTGTTGCCGCCACGCTGTTAAGCTACCCGGTGCGGCATGTGAAGGATGCCTGCAAGGTTGCCAGAAAAATATATACATCCAAACATATTTCAGCAGAATCGATCGTCAATACATTGTTGGACCTTTCCGTCAAAAGTAAGGTCGATGGCATTTTGTCGCTGGAACGGTCAAAGGCCAGTGATACCAGTTCATTCATGAAAAATGGGTTGATTCTGCTTGTTGATAATTACAAGGAAGATGAAATTCGTGAATGCCTGAATGCGGAGATGGCCTTTTTCAATCTGCGCCGTCAGCAGAGTGAACGTTTTTTCCAAACACTTGCCCGAATGGCTCCGGCCTTTGGCGTGGCGGGAAGTGTGATCGGTTTGATCGGTTTGCTCATGGGAATAAATGACACCGCCGTCATTTTGAAGAGTATTCCTGTTGCATTTATTTCAACGTTGTATGGTTTGATTTTGAGCAATCTGGTTTTTTCTCCCATTGCCGAAAATATTAATTTTTCGACTCGGGCTGAATTGGTGAATCAAAAGTTGGTCTTGGAGGGGATTGTCGCTATCAGTACGGAACAGAATTCATATAAGTTGGAACGAAAACTGGCGTCTTTTCTTAGCCCAAGTGAACGCGAAGGCAAGACGGAAACGTTGCGGAAAATCACCCGAAAATACGTGCAGAAAAAACATCAGCCCGTTGACATCGAGGACATGCCGTCCGCTACCCAAGCGCAAGACAAGGCTACGGAAGCGGCCTAG
- a CDS encoding glucokinase, with protein MAKILAADIGGTNSRFALFETTDDGFEMVDSIWLATQSARSFPHLLEQLWSSRFSACPGDFESAVFAVAGAVVGGVSCPRLTNASWGIDIRDIDFGTDTVCVINDFAAQAYACRTSAVDNATVIQEGHALDGDPIGVIGAGTGLGYSALLPSLCGWSALPFEGGHMTFPFVGAEEMQYAAFNQRESGRHWPEGDSVVTGLGLHLVHKYLTGEDLTPEAISASITINDSTTRWYARFYARVCRDWAIGVMSRGGLFIAGGIAAKNPMFVTASDFLEEFHNSHIYEDFLHTVPIRLNCNEESGLYGAGFYGNQRLMR; from the coding sequence ATGGCGAAGATTTTGGCTGCGGATATTGGCGGGACGAACAGTCGGTTCGCACTTTTTGAAACCACGGATGATGGTTTCGAGATGGTGGACTCCATTTGGCTGGCCACCCAGAGTGCCCGGTCGTTTCCGCATCTTTTGGAGCAATTGTGGAGCAGTCGTTTTTCCGCGTGTCCAGGCGATTTTGAAAGTGCTGTTTTTGCCGTGGCCGGGGCCGTTGTCGGCGGCGTCTCTTGTCCTCGTTTGACCAATGCGTCTTGGGGGATTGATATTCGTGATATTGATTTCGGAACGGACACTGTGTGTGTGATCAACGATTTTGCCGCGCAAGCCTATGCGTGCCGAACTTCAGCCGTGGACAATGCCACGGTTATTCAAGAAGGTCACGCTCTTGACGGGGATCCCATTGGCGTGATCGGGGCTGGAACAGGTCTGGGCTATTCTGCGTTGCTCCCCTCGCTTTGCGGGTGGAGCGCTCTACCTTTTGAGGGAGGGCACATGACATTTCCCTTTGTGGGTGCCGAAGAGATGCAGTATGCCGCATTCAATCAACGGGAAAGTGGACGACATTGGCCGGAAGGGGACTCTGTCGTGACCGGGTTGGGATTGCATTTGGTTCACAAATATCTCACTGGCGAAGATTTGACGCCCGAAGCAATTTCGGCGTCCATTACAATAAACGATAGCACCACCCGATGGTACGCCCGGTTCTATGCCAGAGTGTGTCGGGATTGGGCCATCGGCGTCATGTCTCGCGGTGGCCTTTTTATTGCCGGAGGTATTGCCGCCAAGAATCCCATGTTTGTCACCGCATCGGATTTCTTGGAAGAGTTCCATAATTCACATATTTATGAAGATTTTTTGCACACTGTGCCCATCCGTCTCAATTGCAATGAAGAGAGCGGGTTATATGGAGCCGGATTCTATGGGAATCAACGGTTGATGCGATAA